A DNA window from Agarivorans sp. TSD2052 contains the following coding sequences:
- a CDS encoding MotA/TolQ/ExbB proton channel family protein produces MQRISLLILGIITAILPGQYAWANSKNVAEIDTAINQQREQRFADALSQQQQLMALNAQRLSEAQVKQQQLKQQFADNELALSQQYLQLQQRSGQLGPVFEVVKLKAQESQQTISNSLISAEHPEALRLLDFAQQQALPSAKDIHQLAATLIAHLRHTSTISFFDGEVINKEGYRETLPLLRIGSFNIISEQGKYVEWLADSLQLQVFATQPSHQSDAQAYFAGQQHRITIDPSRGHLLGLLDHQPSIKQRLKQGGSVAVIIIIIALLGISVALYRIARLFQVEHRIRQQLASPSFSANNPLGRVLLAAKDKNQSLEELELRVDEAILNELPQLERGQSLVKLFAGIAPLLGLLGTVTGMIATFQSISLFGNGDPKLLAAGISQALVTTVLGLIAAIPLLFFFSLMSARSRVLLQLLQQKSLALLANQHKQSATNSENKA; encoded by the coding sequence ATGCAACGAATTAGTCTACTCATTCTTGGTATTATCACTGCCATCTTGCCGGGTCAATACGCTTGGGCAAATAGTAAAAATGTAGCGGAAATCGATACGGCTATTAATCAACAACGTGAACAACGCTTTGCCGATGCGCTAAGCCAGCAACAACAACTAATGGCGCTAAATGCCCAACGCCTTAGTGAGGCGCAGGTTAAACAGCAACAATTAAAACAACAATTTGCAGACAATGAACTGGCATTAAGCCAGCAATATCTTCAACTGCAACAACGCAGTGGTCAGCTAGGCCCCGTATTTGAAGTGGTTAAGCTAAAAGCGCAAGAGAGCCAACAAACAATCAGCAACTCACTGATAAGTGCCGAGCACCCAGAAGCGCTTAGATTACTCGATTTTGCTCAACAACAGGCCTTGCCGTCAGCAAAAGATATCCATCAGCTAGCTGCAACTTTAATCGCTCATTTGCGGCATACCTCTACTATAAGTTTTTTTGATGGAGAGGTAATAAATAAAGAAGGTTACCGCGAAACCCTGCCTTTATTGCGAATAGGCAGCTTTAATATCATTAGTGAACAAGGCAAATATGTAGAATGGTTAGCTGACAGCTTACAATTGCAAGTATTTGCCACGCAACCTTCACATCAATCTGACGCTCAAGCTTACTTCGCTGGACAACAGCATCGAATAACCATTGATCCCTCACGCGGGCATTTGTTGGGCTTGTTAGACCATCAGCCTTCCATCAAGCAGCGCCTTAAACAAGGCGGTTCGGTGGCCGTGATTATAATCATAATAGCGCTGCTGGGGATATCGGTGGCCCTGTACCGTATTGCTCGACTATTTCAAGTAGAGCATAGAATTCGGCAACAACTCGCTAGCCCGAGCTTTTCAGCCAACAATCCATTAGGCCGCGTACTACTGGCAGCGAAAGATAAAAACCAATCATTGGAAGAGTTAGAGCTAAGAGTTGACGAGGCAATTTTGAATGAGCTGCCCCAACTTGAGCGCGGCCAGAGTTTGGTCAAGTTATTTGCCGGCATAGCCCCTTTATTGGGCTTGCTGGGGACCGTAACCGGTATGATTGCTACCTTTCAAAGCATTAGTTTGTTTGGAAATGGAGACCCAAAATTATTGGCAGCAGGTATTTCTCAAGCCTTAGTGACAACAGTGCTAGGCTTGATCGCCGCTATACCCTTACTGTTTTTTTTCAGTTTGATGAGCGCTCGTAGTCGAGTGTTGCTGCAACTTTTACAACAAAAAAGCCTCGCCCTACTCGCTAACCAGCATAAGCAAAGCGCAACAAATAGTGAGAACAAAGCGTGA
- a CDS encoding DUF3450 domain-containing protein yields MRRFILLLILAMTAKSALADGVIEQQLHAQEINQQSQLRIDELDAQRQIVSEKSRSIRQQAEIIEQYNQYLAAMISQQQQELSQLKKDMVSIDDSEQQVLPLVHDMLQKLSAFIAKDLPFLAQERQQRLHRLNQLLARADVTLAEKYRQVLEAYQIEMEYGDTIEAYSAPLGQQQVNYFRLGRTAWYYQTLNGQNSALWDPIKQQWQVLSQAENLALSDAMAIAWQQQAPSLIHLPLNLALPEVNNATN; encoded by the coding sequence ATGCGGCGCTTTATACTTTTGCTTATCTTGGCGATGACAGCCAAATCAGCCCTAGCAGATGGAGTTATTGAACAGCAATTACATGCTCAAGAAATCAATCAACAATCTCAGCTGCGCATTGATGAATTAGATGCTCAGCGCCAAATAGTCAGCGAAAAAAGTCGTAGTATCCGCCAACAAGCTGAAATTATAGAGCAATATAATCAATACCTTGCTGCAATGATTAGCCAGCAACAACAAGAATTATCTCAGCTCAAAAAAGATATGGTCTCAATCGATGACTCTGAGCAGCAAGTGCTTCCTTTAGTCCACGACATGCTTCAGAAATTATCCGCTTTTATAGCGAAAGATTTACCGTTTTTGGCGCAAGAACGCCAACAGCGTCTACATCGCTTAAACCAGCTACTAGCTCGAGCCGATGTAACACTTGCTGAAAAATATCGGCAAGTATTAGAGGCCTATCAAATAGAAATGGAATACGGTGACACGATCGAAGCCTACTCCGCCCCTTTAGGTCAACAGCAAGTTAACTATTTTCGGCTTGGGCGCACTGCTTGGTATTATCAAACGTTAAACGGCCAGAACTCTGCTCTTTGGGATCCTATCAAGCAACAATGGCAAGTACTTAGCCAAGCTGAAAACTTAGCCTTAAGTGATGCGATGGCGATCGCTTGGCAGCAACAGGCTCCTAGCCTAATTCACCTGCCGCTCAACCTCGCCTTACCAGAGGTAAATAATGCAACGAATTAG
- a CDS encoding EAL domain-containing protein yields the protein MSAALLPTLMVSFWVQHQVQQSETSMVQEKHLLIARNLSITLSRYALDTAAVFSSANQQILQQGLHQELYPLLRSVNMYALLEWQLGRGQRFFYNDQKISLFTSVPAQLQVAMGLARASKGEVVFSGVVSEGVTSPSIFMVIYQGHERFLMAALKTDYFVQLQTEIRFGELGHMAMFDQYGRVLAHPNTQWWQRAKDISSLEPVLAVKQHAFGVTSFYSPALQQDMIAGFARVENTGWGVMVPQPIAELHSNSLQLKQYTFWVSMLCVFFVGVITWYLSCVIVRPIRQVVDTAQGISLGEMGKFVNAKRWFIPVEIAALIAKFNAMAGEVYTSRTLLEQRVKQRTAALSKEVAVRKKAEEQVWQQANFDPLTGLPNRRMLNRILSDALATRHDEEVVGLMLLDLDQFKGINDTLGHDMGDMLLQIAAQRIQHCIAHDEHVARLGGDEFIILLKENSDFNRTAEVGDAVLKTLSTPFQLGIERVYISTSIGVAFSPQDGTKIEDLLKHADQAMYVAKQQGRNRLSYFTASLQEQAQNRHSLANDLRQAVKKQQLHLHYQPIVDLLTGELLKAEVLVRWKHPVRGWISPSDFIHVAEETGVVVEIGNWVFSSAVAQLKQWKEQGLPTIQLSINTSPKQYYEAECDVNQWLIELEQAGLSSADVVMEITEGLLMDASPIVNNKLLAFSEAGVEIALDDFGTGYSSLAYLQKFDIDYLKIDRMFIHNLVLDGDDLIVCKAIIVMAHKLGIKVIAEGIETEHQRSLLRDAGCDFGQGFWFSKPLAVNDFEQILKNEPKALPHNGVDS from the coding sequence ATGTCTGCAGCGCTATTGCCCACTTTAATGGTGAGCTTTTGGGTGCAACATCAGGTGCAACAAAGTGAAACATCTATGGTGCAAGAAAAGCATCTCTTAATTGCTCGTAACTTGAGTATCACTTTGTCACGTTATGCCCTTGATACGGCGGCAGTATTTAGCAGTGCTAATCAACAAATCTTACAGCAAGGCCTTCACCAGGAACTTTACCCTTTGCTTCGAAGCGTGAATATGTACGCGTTATTGGAGTGGCAGCTAGGCCGCGGGCAACGTTTTTTCTACAACGATCAAAAAATTAGCTTGTTCACCTCTGTGCCTGCTCAGTTGCAAGTAGCGATGGGCCTAGCTCGCGCTAGCAAAGGCGAGGTGGTTTTTAGTGGAGTGGTGTCTGAGGGAGTAACATCCCCTTCGATTTTTATGGTTATTTATCAGGGGCATGAGCGCTTTTTGATGGCGGCTTTAAAAACCGATTATTTTGTACAACTGCAAACTGAAATCCGTTTTGGTGAGTTGGGGCACATGGCAATGTTTGACCAATACGGCAGAGTGCTTGCTCATCCCAACACGCAGTGGTGGCAACGGGCTAAAGACATCTCTAGTCTTGAACCGGTATTGGCCGTAAAACAGCACGCTTTTGGAGTGACAAGCTTTTATTCTCCCGCTTTGCAACAAGATATGATTGCTGGTTTTGCGAGAGTTGAGAATACCGGTTGGGGGGTAATGGTGCCTCAACCTATTGCTGAACTGCACTCTAACTCCCTACAACTTAAGCAATATACTTTTTGGGTATCCATGTTATGTGTATTTTTTGTCGGGGTGATAACATGGTATTTGTCGTGTGTCATTGTGCGGCCTATTCGCCAAGTTGTAGATACAGCTCAAGGGATAAGCTTAGGAGAGATGGGTAAGTTTGTTAATGCCAAGCGTTGGTTTATCCCGGTTGAAATTGCGGCGTTGATAGCCAAGTTTAATGCCATGGCTGGTGAGGTATATACTAGTCGGACACTGCTTGAGCAGCGCGTCAAGCAACGCACCGCGGCACTTAGTAAGGAAGTTGCCGTCCGCAAAAAAGCCGAAGAGCAAGTCTGGCAGCAAGCCAATTTTGATCCGCTTACGGGGCTGCCAAATCGTCGTATGTTAAACCGCATATTAAGTGATGCTTTAGCGACGCGTCATGACGAAGAGGTCGTTGGATTAATGCTACTGGATTTAGACCAGTTTAAGGGGATTAACGATACACTTGGCCATGATATGGGCGATATGCTGTTACAAATTGCCGCTCAACGTATTCAGCATTGTATTGCACACGATGAGCATGTCGCCAGATTGGGTGGCGATGAATTCATTATCTTGCTTAAAGAGAACAGCGACTTCAATAGAACAGCTGAAGTGGGAGATGCAGTACTTAAAACTCTCAGCACCCCTTTTCAATTAGGCATTGAGCGGGTCTATATATCAACCAGCATTGGGGTCGCGTTTTCGCCTCAAGATGGTACTAAGATCGAAGACTTACTTAAGCATGCCGACCAAGCGATGTACGTTGCTAAGCAGCAGGGGCGTAATCGACTGAGTTATTTCACTGCGTCTTTACAAGAACAAGCTCAAAATAGGCATTCCTTAGCCAATGATTTGCGTCAAGCGGTTAAAAAGCAGCAATTACACCTTCACTATCAACCTATTGTGGACTTGCTTACTGGTGAACTATTAAAAGCTGAGGTATTGGTCCGTTGGAAACACCCTGTTCGTGGGTGGATTAGCCCCAGTGATTTTATTCACGTTGCCGAAGAAACAGGGGTAGTGGTTGAGATTGGTAACTGGGTGTTTAGTTCGGCAGTTGCGCAGCTAAAACAATGGAAAGAACAAGGCTTACCTACTATTCAACTCAGTATTAATACTTCTCCCAAGCAGTATTATGAAGCTGAGTGTGATGTAAATCAGTGGCTAATAGAGCTAGAACAAGCGGGTTTATCTAGCGCCGATGTAGTAATGGAAATTACCGAAGGTTTATTGATGGACGCTAGCCCAATAGTGAACAATAAATTGTTAGCGTTTAGTGAAGCAGGGGTTGAAATAGCTTTAGATGATTTTGGTACTGGATATTCTTCTTTAGCGTATCTGCAAAAGTTTGATATTGATTACTTGAAGATCGATAGAATGTTTATTCACAACCTGGTCTTGGATGGTGATGACCTTATTGTATGTAAAGCGATTATTGTGATGGCGCATAAGTTGGGTATCAAGGTGATTGCTGAGGGAATCGAAACCGAACATCAGCGCAGTCTACTACGCGATGCAGGTTGTGATTTTGGTCAGGGTTTTTGGTTTTCAAAACCTTTGGCGGTAAACGACTTTGAGCAGATATTGAAAAATGAGCCTAAGGCTTTACCGCATAATGGTGTTGATAGTTAA
- the arfB gene encoding alternative ribosome rescue aminoacyl-tRNA hydrolase ArfB, with the protein MLEISNSVTLAEWEIELSAIRAQGAGGQNVNKVSSAVHLRFDIKRSSLPAFYKERLLKLNDQRISKDGVIILKAQSHRTQERNKEDALLRLKELIVSAVVVQKTRRPTKATYGSQRRRMDKKTQRGQTKQLRGKINQ; encoded by the coding sequence ATGCTGGAAATTTCCAATAGTGTAACCCTTGCTGAGTGGGAAATAGAATTAAGCGCTATTAGAGCCCAAGGGGCCGGCGGCCAGAACGTCAATAAAGTGTCCAGTGCGGTTCATTTGCGTTTTGATATCAAACGTTCCAGTTTGCCTGCTTTTTATAAGGAACGTTTGCTTAAGCTTAATGATCAACGGATTAGTAAAGACGGTGTCATTATACTTAAAGCGCAGAGCCATCGAACCCAAGAACGTAACAAAGAAGATGCCTTATTGCGTTTAAAAGAGCTGATAGTGAGCGCCGTGGTGGTGCAGAAAACTCGCCGTCCAACCAAAGCAACTTATGGGTCGCAACGACGTCGCATGGATAAGAAGACTCAGCGAGGCCAAACCAAACAACTACGCGGAAAGATTAATCAGTAG
- a CDS encoding AGE family epimerase/isomerase, producing the protein MLPVFRSSQFLQQHVLSLCEFYQQHAVDPQGGYFQALLPNGDAQHHSVKQLVSSTRLAYIFAHVGLREQNTAFLDLAEHGFSYVESQHYDPERHAYNWVIDDNSPIEQTNYCYGLAFVVLMYSAAVKMGRVGARQQLAMTYELMEQRFWQAEWGLYADEASADWQSLNDYRGQNANMHACEAMIAAYEATQESRYLNRAITIAQNICLRQSFTTDGLIWEHYDTDWRVDWEFNRNDPKNLYRPWGFQPGHQTEWSKLLVMLSRHHNADWLLPCAEKLFKYAVEKAWDHQHGGLYYGLAPDGTVCDDDKYFWVQAESFAAAALLATATGKQEYWSAYDSIWKYSWQQFCGAKHQPWWRVLNREGEVIDPLVASPGAKIDYHTMGACLEVLRAMQT; encoded by the coding sequence ATGCTTCCGGTGTTTCGCAGTTCTCAGTTTCTTCAGCAACATGTTTTATCTCTTTGCGAGTTCTATCAACAGCATGCGGTTGATCCACAAGGTGGTTATTTTCAGGCTTTATTGCCCAATGGTGATGCGCAGCATCACTCCGTTAAACAATTAGTTAGCTCTACCCGCTTAGCGTATATATTTGCTCATGTGGGCTTACGTGAACAAAACACAGCCTTTCTTGATTTAGCCGAGCATGGTTTCAGCTATGTGGAGAGTCAACATTATGACCCCGAGCGGCATGCTTACAATTGGGTGATAGATGACAACAGCCCCATTGAGCAGACAAATTACTGTTATGGTTTAGCCTTTGTAGTGTTGATGTATTCGGCGGCAGTAAAAATGGGGCGAGTGGGTGCGAGGCAGCAGCTAGCAATGACTTATGAGCTCATGGAGCAACGCTTTTGGCAGGCTGAGTGGGGCTTATATGCTGATGAGGCGAGTGCCGATTGGCAAAGCCTCAATGACTATCGCGGACAGAACGCCAACATGCACGCCTGTGAAGCAATGATCGCTGCCTACGAAGCCACTCAAGAGTCTCGCTATTTAAATCGGGCGATTACTATTGCTCAAAATATCTGTTTACGGCAAAGCTTCACTACTGATGGTTTGATCTGGGAGCATTACGATACAGATTGGCGAGTAGATTGGGAGTTCAACCGAAATGATCCCAAAAATCTATATCGCCCCTGGGGTTTTCAACCTGGTCATCAGACCGAATGGAGTAAATTACTGGTGATGTTATCTCGACATCATAATGCAGATTGGTTGCTTCCTTGTGCTGAAAAGCTATTTAAATATGCGGTTGAAAAAGCTTGGGATCATCAACATGGAGGGCTTTATTATGGTTTGGCTCCAGACGGAACGGTATGTGATGACGATAAGTATTTTTGGGTTCAAGCTGAATCGTTTGCTGCAGCGGCATTATTAGCCACTGCCACGGGCAAGCAAGAGTATTGGAGTGCCTACGACAGTATATGGAAGTATAGCTGGCAACAATTTTGTGGTGCTAAGCACCAACCTTGGTGGCGAGTCTTGAATCGAGAAGGGGAGGTGATCGATCCCTTGGTCGCCAGTCCTGGCGCTAAAATTGACTATCACACCATGGGCGCTTGCTTAGAGGTGTTGCGAGCAATGCAAACCTAA
- a CDS encoding cation:proton antiporter yields the protein METYYSLCYLSALALLIAYVNSQVGSLQSTITITAASMVLSLLVILLGKTGLLADYPQLLEPIHSINFQNVLLHGMLGFLLFAGGLGINLKHLAAQGAEITVLALFSTVLSSFLVAGLLWLALPWIGLPLDFIYCLLFGALISPTDPIAVLAIVKKMQAPQQISIQVEGESLFNDGFGLVMFVSVFGIAFTHQELSGSAVAWLFFQDAGGGVIYGLALGLLANYLIKYTDDDSLELLISLAIPTAGFVFAEHISVSGPLAMVVAGIYIGNITRGKYFTEASKHSFDHLWHVLEEFLNNLLFLLIGLVLISFTFHIEDGWLALIAIPLVLLSRLLSVGLPYLGFVLVKSYNPMSVPILTWGGLRGGLALAMALSVPAGVMVLPGKNIDVREIIVVMTYAVVVFSILVQGSTIVPLINKAKQYE from the coding sequence TTGGAAACCTATTATAGCCTCTGTTACTTATCTGCCTTAGCGCTGTTGATTGCCTATGTGAATAGTCAAGTTGGCTCATTGCAATCAACGATTACCATTACAGCCGCATCAATGGTGCTGTCGTTGCTGGTGATATTGTTGGGTAAAACGGGTCTATTAGCAGACTATCCGCAGTTACTTGAACCGATACATAGCATCAACTTTCAAAATGTATTGTTGCACGGCATGTTAGGCTTTTTGCTGTTTGCGGGTGGCTTAGGCATTAACCTAAAACACTTAGCCGCCCAAGGGGCCGAAATCACCGTACTGGCCCTATTCTCTACAGTGTTATCGAGCTTTCTGGTTGCCGGGTTACTGTGGCTAGCATTACCCTGGATAGGGCTGCCCTTAGACTTCATTTACTGTTTGTTGTTTGGTGCGTTAATTTCGCCTACTGACCCTATCGCGGTATTAGCCATTGTAAAAAAAATGCAGGCTCCACAACAAATATCGATTCAAGTTGAAGGCGAATCACTATTTAATGATGGCTTTGGTTTGGTGATGTTTGTCTCAGTATTTGGCATCGCTTTTACTCATCAAGAGCTTAGTGGTTCAGCAGTGGCTTGGCTGTTCTTTCAGGACGCAGGGGGCGGTGTTATTTATGGACTTGCACTAGGGTTATTGGCCAATTATTTGATTAAATATACCGATGATGACTCACTAGAGTTACTGATTAGTTTAGCGATACCCACCGCCGGGTTTGTATTTGCAGAGCATATTAGCGTTTCGGGTCCGCTCGCGATGGTAGTTGCCGGCATATATATTGGTAATATTACTCGTGGAAAATATTTTACCGAAGCCAGTAAGCATAGTTTTGACCACCTATGGCATGTGCTGGAAGAGTTTCTAAATAACCTGCTGTTTTTATTAATTGGTTTAGTGCTAATTAGTTTCACATTTCATATTGAAGATGGCTGGTTGGCATTGATAGCGATCCCCTTAGTGTTGCTGAGCCGTTTGCTAAGTGTGGGCTTGCCTTATCTGGGATTTGTTCTGGTAAAATCCTACAATCCAATGTCTGTGCCTATTCTTACTTGGGGAGGATTACGTGGTGGCTTGGCGTTAGCTATGGCTTTGTCGGTGCCCGCTGGAGTGATGGTTCTTCCTGGTAAAAATATCGATGTACGCGAAATCATTGTAGTTATGACCTATGCGGTGGTCGTGTTTTCAATCTTGGTGCAAGGCTCCACCATCGTGCCCTTAATCAATAAAGCTAAACAATATGAGTAA
- a CDS encoding substrate-binding periplasmic protein encodes MGLISFFSNANTYTVYSINAPPLTMLNIEKAGIVGDVVIEAFQRLGHQVKLEELPWKRAQRIVSQGDNTFIMPLALLPSREASFTWIAYIMDLERSFATTHLAINSYPQAHAQLTKIGVGQGSAQANILRSKGFSKSQIVEIKIGPAAAQMLQLGRIDAWFNGTPESIWYWNQQFPKKSLIIGNAVESNSLFLAASKKADAELVQALALTIQHLHDEGFVEKTKQRYLGGINQ; translated from the coding sequence ATGGGGTTAATTAGCTTTTTTAGCAACGCCAACACGTATACTGTTTACAGTATCAATGCTCCGCCTTTAACCATGCTAAACATTGAAAAAGCAGGAATCGTGGGTGATGTTGTCATTGAAGCATTTCAGCGCCTCGGGCACCAAGTGAAGCTTGAAGAACTCCCTTGGAAGCGCGCCCAGCGAATCGTCAGCCAAGGCGATAATACCTTCATTATGCCCTTGGCCTTATTGCCAAGTCGCGAGGCCAGTTTTACCTGGATTGCCTATATCATGGACTTAGAACGTAGTTTTGCAACTACCCATTTAGCCATTAACAGCTACCCACAAGCCCATGCTCAGTTAACCAAAATAGGGGTGGGTCAAGGCTCTGCACAAGCGAATATTCTACGTAGCAAAGGCTTTTCCAAAAGTCAGATTGTAGAAATAAAAATAGGGCCAGCTGCCGCACAAATGCTCCAACTAGGAAGAATTGATGCTTGGTTCAATGGTACTCCCGAATCTATTTGGTATTGGAATCAGCAATTCCCCAAAAAATCTTTGATTATCGGTAATGCAGTTGAGTCTAATTCGTTGTTTTTAGCGGCATCTAAAAAAGCAGACGCCGAATTAGTGCAAGCTCTCGCTCTTACCATTCAACACTTACACGACGAAGGTTTTGTCGAGAAAACTAAACAGCGCTATTTAGGTGGCATCAACCAATGA
- a CDS encoding putative ATP-dependent zinc protease: MNFISRSVCILFSLLAIQTPVLATSLQQSPFYVNGAYYHLDSKLVMGRIENIYYSGVEQLQGVGVPAKIDTGADTTSIHAINISIHSEHPTFSQLQGEELLEAIANTFGDPASEWWLSSFDTPERNIKATVKFDLVHPRTGELIPLERPLARLSGIQGRGDHGILYRPVVELALSAGDITVNTAVNLTDRSAFSYPILIGKTFLREQAWVDSSYDYLQQEPLARIIGTKETAYLDELPLAVSVSLKNRRTSLHASNIKIDDKKQHVSFEAEGKNQKTKMYSLPLLRMLKIGEHHHPLVNIPISFGQELKHLEVVLRDRSQRSTQLRLGKEALNQYFLIDLSAEYLTDQPLKSAMDVVKQAPLMITPEETLLINDVELPAEPSFSVNTSLLRVKTLKTLERSSSKQTLAAFSATDSQGKVYLFEQAIERNIVVGEVTRPVISPMIKYAGEYHQTEIALEQASSDDPEMLAIGEKFVTGSILINTRTSHILSKRNIVKAGYVEQAKVEDLAISVKLDTGADVSSMHAENLQYFEQDGNTMVTFTYSNAEGLKQQFTREVVDEMVIKARVGEKANSRPVVLMTVKLGEVTEIVKVNLQNRENFSYSMILGKNYLRHGFVVSSDKRFILTPKP; encoded by the coding sequence ATGAATTTTATTTCTCGCTCTGTGTGTATACTATTTTCACTGTTGGCAATCCAAACTCCTGTTTTGGCAACATCTCTTCAGCAAAGCCCCTTCTATGTAAACGGTGCCTATTACCACTTAGACAGTAAATTAGTCATGGGCCGAATTGAAAATATTTATTATTCAGGCGTAGAACAACTACAAGGTGTTGGCGTGCCCGCTAAAATCGATACCGGAGCAGACACCACATCAATTCATGCCATTAACATTAGCATTCACAGCGAACATCCAACGTTTTCCCAGTTGCAAGGTGAAGAGTTACTAGAAGCGATAGCCAACACTTTTGGCGACCCTGCAAGCGAATGGTGGTTAAGCAGTTTCGACACTCCCGAGCGGAACATCAAAGCCACCGTAAAGTTTGACTTAGTTCACCCCCGTACTGGAGAGCTTATCCCGCTTGAACGACCTTTAGCGCGATTAAGTGGAATTCAAGGTCGAGGGGATCACGGCATCCTTTACCGCCCAGTGGTAGAACTAGCATTGTCTGCTGGTGACATAACGGTAAACACAGCTGTTAACCTGACCGACCGTAGCGCCTTTTCTTATCCTATTTTGATCGGTAAAACCTTTCTACGCGAGCAAGCGTGGGTAGATTCCAGTTACGATTACTTACAGCAAGAACCCTTAGCCAGAATAATTGGCACTAAAGAAACAGCCTATTTAGATGAATTGCCATTGGCGGTGAGCGTGTCCTTAAAAAATCGCCGAACTAGCCTACATGCGAGCAATATTAAAATAGATGATAAAAAGCAACATGTGAGCTTTGAAGCTGAAGGTAAGAATCAAAAAACCAAAATGTATAGCTTACCGCTACTACGCATGCTTAAAATTGGCGAACACCATCACCCATTAGTGAATATACCTATTAGTTTTGGCCAAGAACTGAAACACCTAGAGGTGGTATTACGAGATCGTTCTCAGCGTAGTACTCAATTACGCTTAGGCAAAGAAGCCTTAAACCAATATTTCCTTATTGATTTAAGCGCCGAGTACTTAACAGACCAGCCTTTAAAATCAGCCATGGATGTGGTGAAACAAGCGCCGTTAATGATAACCCCTGAAGAAACACTATTAATCAATGATGTGGAACTACCGGCTGAACCTTCTTTTTCCGTTAACACTTCTTTACTGCGGGTAAAAACGTTAAAAACACTTGAAAGAAGCAGTAGTAAACAGACTTTGGCCGCATTTTCGGCGACAGATAGCCAAGGTAAAGTTTACTTATTTGAGCAAGCCATTGAACGAAACATAGTGGTGGGCGAGGTAACCCGCCCAGTGATCAGCCCGATGATTAAATATGCGGGAGAATACCACCAAACTGAAATAGCCTTAGAGCAGGCTTCTAGTGATGATCCTGAAATGCTAGCTATTGGCGAAAAATTTGTTACCGGTTCAATACTCATCAATACCCGCACTAGCCACATTTTAAGCAAACGGAATATCGTAAAGGCTGGCTATGTAGAACAAGCTAAGGTTGAAGATTTAGCCATTTCAGTAAAACTAGATACTGGTGCGGATGTCAGCTCTATGCATGCCGAAAACCTTCAATATTTCGAGCAAGACGGTAACACCATGGTGACATTCACCTACAGCAACGCAGAAGGATTAAAGCAGCAATTCACGCGTGAAGTGGTCGATGAGATGGTGATTAAAGCACGAGTTGGCGAAAAGGCTAATTCGCGCCCCGTCGTCTTAATGACCGTTAAGCTAGGTGAGGTAACAGAAATAGTAAAGGTTAATTTGCAAAACCGCGAAAACTTCAGCTACAGCATGATATTAGGTAAAAATTACTTACGCCATGGTTTCGTTGTTAGTAGTGATAAACGCTTTATATTGACCCCAAAACCTTAA